The Arachis ipaensis cultivar K30076 chromosome B07, Araip1.1, whole genome shotgun sequence genome includes a window with the following:
- the LOC107606575 gene encoding uncharacterized protein LOC107606575 produces the protein MSQNNQEKIDVTQSPSSPYYIHPSETPSTVLVSPPLTGDNYHQWSRAFSIALISKNKIGFLDGTIPTPATDDPLFPSWRRCNTLVSSWIFNSLSAPIAQSVIYFDYAEAIWEDLRNRFSQGDLLRVAELQEQIYGLKQGSLSVTQYHTALRALWEEHDTYRPVKPCICPARSYHD, from the coding sequence ATGTCTCAAAATAACCAAGAAAAAATTGACGTTACCCAATCACCATCCAGTCCATACTATATTCACCCAAGTGAAACACCATCTACTGTCCTCGTCTCTCCGCCACTCACCGGCGACAACTACCATCAATGGTCTCGTGCTTTCTCCATTGCACTTATCTCAAAGAACAAGATAGGTTTTCTGGATGGAACCATCCCAACTCCAGCCACCGATGACCCACTCTTCCCTTCCTGGCGTAGATGCAACACATTGGTCTCCTCTTGGATTTTCAATTCCCTCTCAGCGCCCATTGCTCAGAGCGTCATTTATTTCGACTATGCAGAAGCAATTTGGGAAGATCTTCGCAACAGATTCTCACAAGGAGACTTGCTCCGTGTTGCTGAGCTACAAGAACAGATTTATGGCCTCAAGCAAGGATCTCTCTCCGTCACTCAATACCACACCGCCCTCCGAGCACTATGGGAAGAGCACGACACTTACCGCCCCGTCAAACCCTGCATATGCCCGGCACGATCTTACCACGACTAA